Proteins encoded within one genomic window of Humulus lupulus chromosome 1, drHumLupu1.1, whole genome shotgun sequence:
- the LOC133823658 gene encoding lysine-rich arabinogalactan protein 18-like: MDSENVFDIYNAPKAPIAPSSKKKTSKQHPGESSKAPPAKKTHTANPPADGPSTNATPPPSPLEQQTPPAPVRSTPSPPAPTEQTQQAAPVSTGGDISSRALRSVKDRVAKILKHERCRKVMAGTETMDVDQILIRTLNGLASAMLTLTAGRLRSGAITEQSRALEQRHAEELKVSKAKYTEQLEAVLEEKNKMAEELREKQTALDKAIE; the protein is encoded by the exons ATGGACTCCGAGAATGTGTTTGACATATACAATGCCCCTAAGGCTCCTATAGCTCCCTCGAGCAAGAAGAAAACGAGCAAGCAGCATCCCGGGGAAAGTAGTAAAGCGCCTCCGGCCAAGAAAACCCATACTGCAAACCCTCCGGCAGACGGACCTTCAACAAatgcaacaccacctccttctcctcttGAGCAGCAAACTCCTCCTGCTCCTGTCAGGTCGACACCTTCTCCACCGGCCCCAACCGAACAGACTCAGCAGGCTGCTCCTGTTTCCACAGGGGGCGACATATCGAGTCGTGCCTTAAGATCGGTCAAAGACAGGGTggccaaaattttgaagcacgaaCGATGCCGAAAGGTGATGGCTGGGACAGAGacgatggatgtcgaccagatcTTAATCCGCACATTAAATGGGTTGgccagt GCAATGTTGACCCTTACTGCCGGCCGGCTCCGCTCGGGTGCTATCACCGAGCAGTCCAGGGCTTTGGAGCAACGACACGCTGAAGAACTCAAAGTTTCCAAAGCGAAATATACTGAACAACTCGAGGCAGTGCTTGAGGAGAAGAACAAAATGGCtgaggagttaagggagaagcagactgcTCTGGATAAGGCCATCGAGTAA